The region TCTCCGCATCGGTGATGCTGGTTATTTTGATTCAGGCTCTATGGGCCAAAATCAAACCTTTAGTTTCACCTTTACTAAAAAGGGAACATTTAACTATACCTGTATCTTCCATCCGGAAATGGTGGGAAGTATAACTGTAAATTAATTCGAAGTGGACAGTGCGAAGTGCGAAATGATGCTCAACCACTTCGCATTTCGCACTTCAAATTTCGCACTATCTTTATGATTGAAGCACGCACACTCCAGGGTTTTTCTGATTATCTGCCTAAACAAATGTATTTGCGGCGTTATCTGATGGATACGTGGCGGCGAACATTTGAGCTGTTTGGTTATGGTGAGCTTGATACACCGTCTATTGAATATGAAGATATTTTATTGGGTAAAATTGGTGAAGAAGAAAAGTTAATTTATCGCTTTACCGATAATGGCGATAGAAAAGTTGCGCTTCGTTATGATCAAACTGTGCCTTTAGCGAGAGCGGTAGTGCAACATCAAAACGATTTGAAGTTTCCTTTTAAACGGTATCAAATAGCCAAGGTGTGGCGAGCTGATAGTCCACGCAAAGGAAGAAAACGTGAGTTTTATCAATGTGATGCCGATATTGTCGGTTCTATTAGTTCAGTGAGTGATGCTGAAATTATTACTGTTGTTGCTAGTGGAATGTATGCTTTGGGATTGCAAGATTTCGTGATCAACTTAAATCATCGTGGTATTTTGACTGCGATGATGGCTAGTTGGAATATTCCTAAAGAGTTACAGCTAGAGGCTTTCCGTGCCATCGATAAGTTTGATAAAGTGGGTGTTGATGGTGTCAAGAAAGAATTGCAAGAACGCGGTATTCCGGAAGAATCGCATCGGGTAATTTTGGAGCTTTTGCAGTGGAGTGAGCGTGATGCAGAAAAAACATTAAATTGGCTGGAGGAGCGTTTTGGGGGATCAGGAGAAGCACAAAATGGAATTAATGATTTGCGCTCTATTATTCAATTGGCTACTGCTTCTGGTGTCCAGGCAAATAATATTTTTGTTAATCTCAATTTAGTACGAGGCTTGGATTATTATACAGGTATGGTTTTTGAAGTGACATTGCCTGTATTTGGCCGTACTTCTTTTGCTGGTGGGGGACGTTATGATCGTTTGGCGAATGCTTTCAGTGATAGGGATTTACCAGGTGTGGGTGTTGGGGTCGGTTTGGAAACCTTGTATGAATTATTTCAAGAGCATCCTATTATTTATCCCAAGATTGCTCCTGAAGTTTTATTGGTAGTTTTTACTAATGAATTTTTACCTCAAGTAACTAGTATTGCCGCTGAACTAAGAGCGATCGGAAAAAGAGCCATGGTTTATCCTGGAGGGGCAGAAAAAATTGGTAAACAGATGAAATATGCCAATGATTTAGAATTTCCGTACGTTCTCATTCTGGGCCCCGATGAAGCCAAAGAAGGAAAAATCCAGCTAAAAAATATGCAGACAGGGGAGTCCCAGACAATAAAATTGACTGATTTGGTTAGCAAAATGAGTGTGCTCTAGTTGTTGCTGTTCAAGAAAAAACTGACTAGATTGCTTGAACGGCACACA is a window of Candidatus Abawacabacteria bacterium DNA encoding:
- the hisS gene encoding histidine--tRNA ligase, whose product is MIEARTLQGFSDYLPKQMYLRRYLMDTWRRTFELFGYGELDTPSIEYEDILLGKIGEEEKLIYRFTDNGDRKVALRYDQTVPLARAVVQHQNDLKFPFKRYQIAKVWRADSPRKGRKREFYQCDADIVGSISSVSDAEIITVVASGMYALGLQDFVINLNHRGILTAMMASWNIPKELQLEAFRAIDKFDKVGVDGVKKELQERGIPEESHRVILELLQWSERDAEKTLNWLEERFGGSGEAQNGINDLRSIIQLATASGVQANNIFVNLNLVRGLDYYTGMVFEVTLPVFGRTSFAGGGRYDRLANAFSDRDLPGVGVGVGLETLYELFQEHPIIYPKIAPEVLLVVFTNEFLPQVTSIAAELRAIGKRAMVYPGGAEKIGKQMKYANDLEFPYVLILGPDEAKEGKIQLKNMQTGESQTIKLTDLVSKMSVL